The nucleotide sequence CCGTCTCCCTCCGTCAAGGAGAGCGTGCGCCCGCGCCTGTCCCCTCGCAACGGGAGAGGCGCGGGGAGCAGCGCGGGGAAAGCGGCGGAACCTCCGATAGATGGTCCGCGCGGCCGGATATCCGGAACGCCGGCACGGCTATCCGCGGAACATTTCCCCGGCCCTCTTCGCCCTTCTCCCTGCCACTCTTCGCCCCTCATTTCCCACCCGGGCACGAGACCGCGCCATTCCCGGAAGGGGCCGCTTCCTTTCGCGCTGTCGGTGCATGGGCCCGCTCCCTCTTTCGGTTAACCGTTGACAGCGGTCGTGGCCGTGGGAACGGCTGACACTGACGCGGTGACCGCGCGCCGACGGGCCGGGCCCGCCGCGCTCCGAGGAGGCGCGGCGGGCCGGCGGTTTCAGCGGCGGGCGGGGCGGTCGGTGTGATCGGTGCGGATGAGGGAACGCACCATCCGGCAGGTGGTGTCGGAGGGCGGATGCACCCCGATCCGGGCGGCCGTGGAGCGTATCTTGCGGTTGGGCGCCTGCTCGGGGCGGTAGACACCGGAGTTGAGCAGCGCGATGGCCAGGCGCATGGCCTTCAGACGGCGGTTGTGGGACTCGTACCACTCACGCGGACGCCCGGCGGGCATCCGCTTCTTCGGCAGGGTCGGGAAGCTCGGCAGCTCCTGAAGAGGGGGTGCGGCAACGGCCATCGGCAGCCTCCTGAGATGGTCGGGAAACCTTCCCTTCAACTGCCTCCATTCTACGGCCGGGCACTGACAAAGGCCCCTGGTCAGACGCCATTCCGAAGCGGTCCCGCGATACCGTGTGCGGCATGGAGATCTGGATCAATCCGGCATGCTCGAAGTGCCGTGGCGCGCTCACCCTGCTCGACGCGGAGGGGGCGGGTTACACCGTCCGCCGCTATCTCGAAGACGTGCCGAGCCAGGACGAGATCCGCGAGGTGCTCGGCCGGCTCGGGCTGGAGCCGTGGGACATCACCCGGACCCAGGAGGCGGCCGCGAAGGAGCTGGGGCTGAAGGACTGGCCGCGTGAGAAGAGCGCTCGGGATCGCTGGATCGCGGCGCTCGCCGAGCACCCCAAGCTCATCCAGCGGCCCATCATCACGGCGGACGACGGTACGGCGGTGGTGGGGCGCACGGAGGAGGCGGTACGGGAGGCGCTGTCCCGGTCCCGCGAGTGACCTCAAGGCCAGGGGCACGACGCCCCCGGCGCCCCGTGTGACGACACGGGACGCCGGGCGTGCGCGGTACGGCTCCGGGGCGTGCGCGATGCCCCTGTGGACGCCTCCTGGGCGCGGGAGCCGCTCAGCGGCTCCGGGGCGAGTGCTCCTGCGGGCGCAGCAGGAACCGCTGCGTCTTACCGCTGGAGGTCTTCGGCAGCTCGGCCACGAAGTGGACGTTCCGCGGATAGGCGTGCTTGGCGTACCGCTCCCTGACCAGCTGCTGCAGCTCGGCCGCGAGCGCGTCGTCCGCCTCCGTCCCGGGCCGCGGCACGATGAACGCCTCCACGACCTCGCCGTACTCCTCGTCCGGTACGCCGACCACGGCGGCCTCCGCCACCGCGGCGTGCTCCAGCAGCACGGTCTCCACCTCGAAGGGGCCGATGCGGTAGCCCGCCATCAGGATGATGTCGTCGCCGCGCCCGGAGAAGAACAGATCGCCCTCCTCGTCGCGGGAGGCGGTGTCACCGGTGTAGAACCAGTGTCCGTCGGGGCTGAACTTCTCGGCGGTCTGCTCGGGGGCGTCGCGGTAACCCTTGAACCACATCAGCGGGCTGTTCTCGATGTCCACCACCACCCGGCCGGGGATGTCCACGCGGGCC is from Streptomyces hygroscopicus and encodes:
- a CDS encoding arsenate reductase codes for the protein MEIWINPACSKCRGALTLLDAEGAGYTVRRYLEDVPSQDEIREVLGRLGLEPWDITRTQEAAAKELGLKDWPREKSARDRWIAALAEHPKLIQRPIITADDGTAVVGRTEEAVREALSRSRE